One window of Phalacrocorax carbo chromosome 1, bPhaCar2.1, whole genome shotgun sequence genomic DNA carries:
- the UBE2H gene encoding ubiquitin-conjugating enzyme E2 H isoform X3 produces MGFMNKIFHPNIDEASGTVCLDVINQTWTALYDLTNIFESFLPQLLAYPNPIDPLNGDAAAMYLHRPEEYKQKIKEYIQKYATEEALKEQEEGTGDSSSESSMSDFSEDEAQDMEL; encoded by the exons ATGG GATTCATGAATAAAATTTTCCATCCCAACATTGACGAAGC GTCAGGAACTGTATGTCTAGATGTAATCAATCAAACTTGGACAGCTCTCTACG ATCTCACCAATATATTTGAATCgttcctgccccagctgctggcctATCCTAACCCTATAGATCCTCTAAATGGTGACGCTGCAGCCATGTACCTCCACCGACCAGAAGagtacaaacagaaaattaaag AATACATTCAGAAATATGCAACAGAAGAAGCACTAAAAGAGCAGGAAGAAGGCACCGGGGACAGCTCATCTGAGAGCTCCATGTCCGACTTCTCGGAAGATGAGGCTCAGGATATGGAGTTGTAG
- the UBE2H gene encoding ubiquitin-conjugating enzyme E2 H isoform X1, giving the protein MSSPSPGKRRMDTDVVKLIESKHEVTILGGLNEFVVKFYGPQGTPYEGGVWKVRVDLPDKYPFKSPSIGFMNKIFHPNIDEASGTVCLDVINQTWTALYDLTNIFESFLPQLLAYPNPIDPLNGDAAAMYLHRPEEYKQKIKEYIQKYATEEALKEQEEGTGDSSSESSMSDFSEDEAQDMEL; this is encoded by the exons TATTGAGAGCAAACACGAAGTCACAATCTTAGGAGGACTCAATGAATTTGTTGTGAAGTTTTATGGACCACAAGGAA CACCATATGAAGGTGGAGTATGGAAAGTTAGAGTCGACCTTCCTGATAAATACCCTTTCAAATCCCCGTCTATAG GATTCATGAATAAAATTTTCCATCCCAACATTGACGAAGC GTCAGGAACTGTATGTCTAGATGTAATCAATCAAACTTGGACAGCTCTCTACG ATCTCACCAATATATTTGAATCgttcctgccccagctgctggcctATCCTAACCCTATAGATCCTCTAAATGGTGACGCTGCAGCCATGTACCTCCACCGACCAGAAGagtacaaacagaaaattaaag AATACATTCAGAAATATGCAACAGAAGAAGCACTAAAAGAGCAGGAAGAAGGCACCGGGGACAGCTCATCTGAGAGCTCCATGTCCGACTTCTCGGAAGATGAGGCTCAGGATATGGAGTTGTAG